From a single Sparus aurata chromosome 13, fSpaAur1.1, whole genome shotgun sequence genomic region:
- the snx19a gene encoding sorting nexin-19a isoform X3, which yields METRTGGYMVTELITCNVLLPLISRVSDPDWLNQTIVDIITRSREPQEINVDELPVAELYRCQIQEESWTTCRSLSSSDQAGLSSKGSSDTDDLQSQSTLYERDSSQSSMVSLTSAGEVENCHAGLLTPCKVSCCTLTSGRYSHTAESKMILLDSLIQSDSEEELTGGFCDCGPPTNFCNVIPVKDDEAFGCFGPLKNLGPKVVLPEDSQWPAGIAQKKSPTCSPRRLCLTSCSFDPPNPQAASVSIQNVQISGTVTAKEQRGTGTHPYTLYTVKFDTLADAEKSDSLQPATTHTVNRRYSEFLNLQTRLEEKPEVKKVIKNVKGPKKMFPDLHFGNADGDKVEARKSQLDTFLKQLSHIPETSNNEDMLEFLALNSDSGTYFGRKPFVKSRIDKMMENALDTLKTAFPYPEPLSPTEELEGDADGRTLDSRKYRRLMFPSKISPSLNIPDLHPKVTYCFSEGSTVLNGMSLSGLESFVKEQERLLCEPNGKETAKQSWEQQKTSGKTHGTDTAVADVALNILCLLMKDQWSWLCTENIQKTIRLLFGTFIERWLDVGVAHLTSAPCWVIYLQVLQEAVWPGGTLPAQPRPERSAAEREETKEQCLDCLMQLLPELITDMLGSEKYRLSLETALESLQDCQINKHLIYCICDLFLEFLVPESRDEAFQRSLLQSLAKDTERDNPPHT from the exons ATGGAAACAAGGACCGGAGGTTACATGGTTACTGAACTCATCACCTGCAATGTGCTGCTGCCACTCATCAGCAGGGTGTCTGATCCTGACTGGCTCAACCAGACCATTGTAGATATAATCACCAGGTCAAGAGAACCACAGGAAATCAATGTGGACGAGCTCCCAGTAGCTGAACTATACAGATGTCAGATCCAGGAGGAGTCCTGGACAACGTGCAGGTCACTGTCTTCTTCTGATCAAGCCGGCCTCAGCAGCAAAGGCAGCTCTGACACTGATGATCTCCAGAGCCAGAGTACGCTCTATGAGAGGGATTCCTCCCAAAGTAGCATGGTCAGCCTGACGTCTGCTGGGGAGGTAGAAAATTGCCACGCAGGTTTGCTCACTCCATGCAAAGTGAGCTGCTGCACACTCACATCTGGCCGTTACTCCCATACAGCAGAGTCCAAAATGATATTACTGGACTCCTTAATTCAGTCAGACTCAGAAGAGGAGCTGACGGGAGGCTTTTGTGATTGTGGTCCGCCAACAAACTTCTGCAACGTGATCCCTGTAAAGGATGATGAAGCCTTTGGGTGCTTCGGTCCTCTGAAAAATCTCGGGCCAAAGGTGGTGCTGCCCGAGGACTCCCAGTGGCCCGCCGGTATAGCCCAGAAGAAATCCCCAACTTGCTCTCCAAGAAGACTTTGTCTGACCTCCTGCAGCTTTGATCCCCCCAACCCTCAAGCTGCATCTGTGAGCATCCAGAATGTGCAAATATCTGGTACTGTCACTGCGAAGGAGCAGCGTGGCACAGGCACACATCCCTACACTCTCTACACTGTCAAG tttgatACATTGGCTGACGCAGAAAAAAGTGACAGTCTGCAGCCTGCGACCACTCACACTGTCAACCGGAGATACAGCGAGTTCCTCAACTTGCAGACACGTTTAGAGGAGAAGCCCGAAGTCAAGAAAGTAATCAAGA ATGTCAAAGGCCCAAAGAAAATGTTCCCTGACCTCCATTTTGGCAACGCAGACGGCGACAAGGTTGAAGCTCGTAAAAGCCAACTGGATACATTCCTCAAA CAATTAAGCCACATTCCTGAGACATCCAACAATGAAGACATGCTGGAGTTCCTGGCCCTCAACTCAGATTCTGGCACATATTTTGGAAGAAAGCCTTTTGTCAAGTCAAGAATTGACAAG ATGATGGAAAATGCTTTAGACACCTTGAAGACGGCTTTCCCTTATCCTGAGCCGCTCAGCCCAACAGAGGAACTTGAGGGAGATGCTGATGGACGGACTCTGGACAGCAGAAAGTACAG GAGACTTATGTTCCCGAGCAAAATTTCCCCATCTCTCAATATACCAGACCTACATCCTAAAGTGACATACTGCTTCAGTGAAGGCAGTACT GTCCTCAATGGCATGTCGCTGTCTGGTCTGGAGAGCTTTGTCAAAGAGCAGGAAAGACTTTTATGTGAGCCAAATGGGAAAGAGACAGCCAAGCAGAGCTGGGAACAGCAGAAGACATCGGGGAAAACTCATGGCACAG ACACAGCTGTGGCAGATGTTGCTTTGAACATCTTGTGCCTGCTGATGAAGGACCAGTGGAGTTGGCTGTGCACAGAGAACATACAGAAGACCATCAGACTGCTCTTTGGCACCTTCATTGAGAG ATGGTTGGATGTCGGCGTTGCCCACCTTACCAGTGCCCCCTGCTGGGTGATTTACCTACAAGTGCTGCAGGAAGCTGTATGGCCGGGTGGCACGCTGCCTGCCCAACCACGGCCAGAGCGGAGTGCCgcagaaagagaagaaactAAGGAGCAGTGTCTGGACTGCCTGATGCAGCTGCTCCCAG AGCTCATCACTGACATGCTCGGAAGTGAGAAGTACAGACTGAGCTTGGAGACCGCGCTGGAGTCTTTACAGGACTGTCAGATAAACAA GCATCTGATCTACTGCATCTGTGACCTGTTCCTGGAGTTTCTGGTCCCCGAGTCGCGTGACGAGGCTTTCCAGAGGTCCCTGCTACAGAGCCTTGccaaagacacagagagggacaaTCCTCCTCACACATGA
- the snx19a gene encoding sorting nexin-19a isoform X1 — protein MPSTKSSNNWTLSELLGQRRLLGLGALLAWLVLFHLLVNVWLLCVFTSLLVVLGGWLGSRAVLDANSLLHLEHFLPLGKVNPPLSSPEHEWRLNHEIHCAVHKAVRDFVSSWYRTLLPEVEGDFERAVRNSMLESVMELKERARRVDRKALVQRLLELYGCHLQSYMTARQIQSTQKGISLWQLYSEVDAPHPAVSCAVTELSYSRALVNLVLHVLVPYPQMETRTGGYMVTELITCNVLLPLISRVSDPDWLNQTIVDIITRSREPQEINVDELPVAELYRCQIQEESWTTCRSLSSSDQAGLSSKGSSDTDDLQSQSTLYERDSSQSSMVSLTSAGEVENCHAGLLTPCKVSCCTLTSGRYSHTAESKMILLDSLIQSDSEEELTGGFCDCGPPTNFCNVIPVKDDEAFGCFGPLKNLGPKVVLPEDSQWPAGIAQKKSPTCSPRRLCLTSCSFDPPNPQAASVSIQNVQISGTVTAKEQRGTGTHPYTLYTVKFDTLADAEKSDSLQPATTHTVNRRYSEFLNLQTRLEEKPEVKKVIKNVKGPKKMFPDLHFGNADGDKVEARKSQLDTFLKQLSHIPETSNNEDMLEFLALNSDSGTYFGRKPFVKSRIDKMMENALDTLKTAFPYPEPLSPTEELEGDADGRTLDSRKYRRLMFPSKISPSLNIPDLHPKVTYCFSEGSTVLNGMSLSGLESFVKEQERLLCEPNGKETAKQSWEQQKTSGKTHGTDTAVADVALNILCLLMKDQWSWLCTENIQKTIRLLFGTFIERWLDVGVAHLTSAPCWVIYLQVLQEAVWPGGTLPAQPRPERSAAEREETKEQCLDCLMQLLPELITDMLGSEKYRLSLETALESLQDCQINKHLIYCICDLFLEFLVPESRDEAFQRSLLQSLAKDTERDNPPHT, from the exons ATGCCCTCCACAAAGAGCTCTAATAACTGGACTTTGTCGGAGTTGCTTGGGCAGCGGAGGCTGCTGGGGCTCGGAGCTCTACTGGCATGGCTTGTCCTCTTCCATCTCCTTGTGAATGTTTGGCTCCTCTGCGTCTTCACCAGTCTTTTGGTGGTTCTCGGAGGTTGGCTCGGCTCCCGCGCCGTACTGGATGCAAACAGCCTTCTCCATTTGGAACACTTTTTGCCCCTTGGAAAAGTTAACCCACCTCTGTCTTCCCCTGAACATGAGTGGAGGTTGAACCATGAGATCCACTGTGCCGTCCACAAAGCGGTGCGTGACTTTGTGTCCTCGTGGTATCGTACGCTGCTgccggaggtggagggggattTTGAACGTGCGGTGCGTAACTCAATGCTGGAGTCGGtgatggagctgaaggagcGTGCACGGCGAGTGGACCGAAAAGCACTGGTCCAAAGGCTGCTAGAGCTGTATGGGTGTCATCTGCAGAGCTACATGACAGCGAGACAGATACAGTCAACACAGAAGGGCATTAGCCTGTGGCAGCTCTACAGTGAAGTAGATGCCCCTCACCCAGCTGTGAGCTGTGCAGTCACTGAGCTCAGCTACTCAAGAGCTCTGGTTAACCTTGTCTTACATGTGCTTGTTCCATATCCACAGATGGAAACAAGGACCGGAGGTTACATGGTTACTGAACTCATCACCTGCAATGTGCTGCTGCCACTCATCAGCAGGGTGTCTGATCCTGACTGGCTCAACCAGACCATTGTAGATATAATCACCAGGTCAAGAGAACCACAGGAAATCAATGTGGACGAGCTCCCAGTAGCTGAACTATACAGATGTCAGATCCAGGAGGAGTCCTGGACAACGTGCAGGTCACTGTCTTCTTCTGATCAAGCCGGCCTCAGCAGCAAAGGCAGCTCTGACACTGATGATCTCCAGAGCCAGAGTACGCTCTATGAGAGGGATTCCTCCCAAAGTAGCATGGTCAGCCTGACGTCTGCTGGGGAGGTAGAAAATTGCCACGCAGGTTTGCTCACTCCATGCAAAGTGAGCTGCTGCACACTCACATCTGGCCGTTACTCCCATACAGCAGAGTCCAAAATGATATTACTGGACTCCTTAATTCAGTCAGACTCAGAAGAGGAGCTGACGGGAGGCTTTTGTGATTGTGGTCCGCCAACAAACTTCTGCAACGTGATCCCTGTAAAGGATGATGAAGCCTTTGGGTGCTTCGGTCCTCTGAAAAATCTCGGGCCAAAGGTGGTGCTGCCCGAGGACTCCCAGTGGCCCGCCGGTATAGCCCAGAAGAAATCCCCAACTTGCTCTCCAAGAAGACTTTGTCTGACCTCCTGCAGCTTTGATCCCCCCAACCCTCAAGCTGCATCTGTGAGCATCCAGAATGTGCAAATATCTGGTACTGTCACTGCGAAGGAGCAGCGTGGCACAGGCACACATCCCTACACTCTCTACACTGTCAAG tttgatACATTGGCTGACGCAGAAAAAAGTGACAGTCTGCAGCCTGCGACCACTCACACTGTCAACCGGAGATACAGCGAGTTCCTCAACTTGCAGACACGTTTAGAGGAGAAGCCCGAAGTCAAGAAAGTAATCAAGA ATGTCAAAGGCCCAAAGAAAATGTTCCCTGACCTCCATTTTGGCAACGCAGACGGCGACAAGGTTGAAGCTCGTAAAAGCCAACTGGATACATTCCTCAAA CAATTAAGCCACATTCCTGAGACATCCAACAATGAAGACATGCTGGAGTTCCTGGCCCTCAACTCAGATTCTGGCACATATTTTGGAAGAAAGCCTTTTGTCAAGTCAAGAATTGACAAG ATGATGGAAAATGCTTTAGACACCTTGAAGACGGCTTTCCCTTATCCTGAGCCGCTCAGCCCAACAGAGGAACTTGAGGGAGATGCTGATGGACGGACTCTGGACAGCAGAAAGTACAG GAGACTTATGTTCCCGAGCAAAATTTCCCCATCTCTCAATATACCAGACCTACATCCTAAAGTGACATACTGCTTCAGTGAAGGCAGTACT GTCCTCAATGGCATGTCGCTGTCTGGTCTGGAGAGCTTTGTCAAAGAGCAGGAAAGACTTTTATGTGAGCCAAATGGGAAAGAGACAGCCAAGCAGAGCTGGGAACAGCAGAAGACATCGGGGAAAACTCATGGCACAG ACACAGCTGTGGCAGATGTTGCTTTGAACATCTTGTGCCTGCTGATGAAGGACCAGTGGAGTTGGCTGTGCACAGAGAACATACAGAAGACCATCAGACTGCTCTTTGGCACCTTCATTGAGAG ATGGTTGGATGTCGGCGTTGCCCACCTTACCAGTGCCCCCTGCTGGGTGATTTACCTACAAGTGCTGCAGGAAGCTGTATGGCCGGGTGGCACGCTGCCTGCCCAACCACGGCCAGAGCGGAGTGCCgcagaaagagaagaaactAAGGAGCAGTGTCTGGACTGCCTGATGCAGCTGCTCCCAG AGCTCATCACTGACATGCTCGGAAGTGAGAAGTACAGACTGAGCTTGGAGACCGCGCTGGAGTCTTTACAGGACTGTCAGATAAACAA GCATCTGATCTACTGCATCTGTGACCTGTTCCTGGAGTTTCTGGTCCCCGAGTCGCGTGACGAGGCTTTCCAGAGGTCCCTGCTACAGAGCCTTGccaaagacacagagagggacaaTCCTCCTCACACATGA
- the snx19a gene encoding sorting nexin-19a isoform X2, translating to MPSTKSSNNWTLSELLGQRRLLGLGALLAWLVLFHLLVNVWLLCVFTSLLVVLGGWLGSRAVLDANSLLHLEHFLPLGKVNPPLSSPEHEWRLNHEIHCAVHKAVRDFVSSWYRTLLPEVEGDFERAVRNSMLESVMELKERARRVDRKALVQRLLELYGCHLQSYMTARQIQSTQKGISLWQLYSEVDAPHPAMETRTGGYMVTELITCNVLLPLISRVSDPDWLNQTIVDIITRSREPQEINVDELPVAELYRCQIQEESWTTCRSLSSSDQAGLSSKGSSDTDDLQSQSTLYERDSSQSSMVSLTSAGEVENCHAGLLTPCKVSCCTLTSGRYSHTAESKMILLDSLIQSDSEEELTGGFCDCGPPTNFCNVIPVKDDEAFGCFGPLKNLGPKVVLPEDSQWPAGIAQKKSPTCSPRRLCLTSCSFDPPNPQAASVSIQNVQISGTVTAKEQRGTGTHPYTLYTVKFDTLADAEKSDSLQPATTHTVNRRYSEFLNLQTRLEEKPEVKKVIKNVKGPKKMFPDLHFGNADGDKVEARKSQLDTFLKQLSHIPETSNNEDMLEFLALNSDSGTYFGRKPFVKSRIDKMMENALDTLKTAFPYPEPLSPTEELEGDADGRTLDSRKYRRLMFPSKISPSLNIPDLHPKVTYCFSEGSTVLNGMSLSGLESFVKEQERLLCEPNGKETAKQSWEQQKTSGKTHGTDTAVADVALNILCLLMKDQWSWLCTENIQKTIRLLFGTFIERWLDVGVAHLTSAPCWVIYLQVLQEAVWPGGTLPAQPRPERSAAEREETKEQCLDCLMQLLPELITDMLGSEKYRLSLETALESLQDCQINKHLIYCICDLFLEFLVPESRDEAFQRSLLQSLAKDTERDNPPHT from the exons ATGCCCTCCACAAAGAGCTCTAATAACTGGACTTTGTCGGAGTTGCTTGGGCAGCGGAGGCTGCTGGGGCTCGGAGCTCTACTGGCATGGCTTGTCCTCTTCCATCTCCTTGTGAATGTTTGGCTCCTCTGCGTCTTCACCAGTCTTTTGGTGGTTCTCGGAGGTTGGCTCGGCTCCCGCGCCGTACTGGATGCAAACAGCCTTCTCCATTTGGAACACTTTTTGCCCCTTGGAAAAGTTAACCCACCTCTGTCTTCCCCTGAACATGAGTGGAGGTTGAACCATGAGATCCACTGTGCCGTCCACAAAGCGGTGCGTGACTTTGTGTCCTCGTGGTATCGTACGCTGCTgccggaggtggagggggattTTGAACGTGCGGTGCGTAACTCAATGCTGGAGTCGGtgatggagctgaaggagcGTGCACGGCGAGTGGACCGAAAAGCACTGGTCCAAAGGCTGCTAGAGCTGTATGGGTGTCATCTGCAGAGCTACATGACAGCGAGACAGATACAGTCAACACAGAAGGGCATTAGCCTGTGGCAGCTCTACAGTGAAGTAGATGCCCCTCACCCAGCT ATGGAAACAAGGACCGGAGGTTACATGGTTACTGAACTCATCACCTGCAATGTGCTGCTGCCACTCATCAGCAGGGTGTCTGATCCTGACTGGCTCAACCAGACCATTGTAGATATAATCACCAGGTCAAGAGAACCACAGGAAATCAATGTGGACGAGCTCCCAGTAGCTGAACTATACAGATGTCAGATCCAGGAGGAGTCCTGGACAACGTGCAGGTCACTGTCTTCTTCTGATCAAGCCGGCCTCAGCAGCAAAGGCAGCTCTGACACTGATGATCTCCAGAGCCAGAGTACGCTCTATGAGAGGGATTCCTCCCAAAGTAGCATGGTCAGCCTGACGTCTGCTGGGGAGGTAGAAAATTGCCACGCAGGTTTGCTCACTCCATGCAAAGTGAGCTGCTGCACACTCACATCTGGCCGTTACTCCCATACAGCAGAGTCCAAAATGATATTACTGGACTCCTTAATTCAGTCAGACTCAGAAGAGGAGCTGACGGGAGGCTTTTGTGATTGTGGTCCGCCAACAAACTTCTGCAACGTGATCCCTGTAAAGGATGATGAAGCCTTTGGGTGCTTCGGTCCTCTGAAAAATCTCGGGCCAAAGGTGGTGCTGCCCGAGGACTCCCAGTGGCCCGCCGGTATAGCCCAGAAGAAATCCCCAACTTGCTCTCCAAGAAGACTTTGTCTGACCTCCTGCAGCTTTGATCCCCCCAACCCTCAAGCTGCATCTGTGAGCATCCAGAATGTGCAAATATCTGGTACTGTCACTGCGAAGGAGCAGCGTGGCACAGGCACACATCCCTACACTCTCTACACTGTCAAG tttgatACATTGGCTGACGCAGAAAAAAGTGACAGTCTGCAGCCTGCGACCACTCACACTGTCAACCGGAGATACAGCGAGTTCCTCAACTTGCAGACACGTTTAGAGGAGAAGCCCGAAGTCAAGAAAGTAATCAAGA ATGTCAAAGGCCCAAAGAAAATGTTCCCTGACCTCCATTTTGGCAACGCAGACGGCGACAAGGTTGAAGCTCGTAAAAGCCAACTGGATACATTCCTCAAA CAATTAAGCCACATTCCTGAGACATCCAACAATGAAGACATGCTGGAGTTCCTGGCCCTCAACTCAGATTCTGGCACATATTTTGGAAGAAAGCCTTTTGTCAAGTCAAGAATTGACAAG ATGATGGAAAATGCTTTAGACACCTTGAAGACGGCTTTCCCTTATCCTGAGCCGCTCAGCCCAACAGAGGAACTTGAGGGAGATGCTGATGGACGGACTCTGGACAGCAGAAAGTACAG GAGACTTATGTTCCCGAGCAAAATTTCCCCATCTCTCAATATACCAGACCTACATCCTAAAGTGACATACTGCTTCAGTGAAGGCAGTACT GTCCTCAATGGCATGTCGCTGTCTGGTCTGGAGAGCTTTGTCAAAGAGCAGGAAAGACTTTTATGTGAGCCAAATGGGAAAGAGACAGCCAAGCAGAGCTGGGAACAGCAGAAGACATCGGGGAAAACTCATGGCACAG ACACAGCTGTGGCAGATGTTGCTTTGAACATCTTGTGCCTGCTGATGAAGGACCAGTGGAGTTGGCTGTGCACAGAGAACATACAGAAGACCATCAGACTGCTCTTTGGCACCTTCATTGAGAG ATGGTTGGATGTCGGCGTTGCCCACCTTACCAGTGCCCCCTGCTGGGTGATTTACCTACAAGTGCTGCAGGAAGCTGTATGGCCGGGTGGCACGCTGCCTGCCCAACCACGGCCAGAGCGGAGTGCCgcagaaagagaagaaactAAGGAGCAGTGTCTGGACTGCCTGATGCAGCTGCTCCCAG AGCTCATCACTGACATGCTCGGAAGTGAGAAGTACAGACTGAGCTTGGAGACCGCGCTGGAGTCTTTACAGGACTGTCAGATAAACAA GCATCTGATCTACTGCATCTGTGACCTGTTCCTGGAGTTTCTGGTCCCCGAGTCGCGTGACGAGGCTTTCCAGAGGTCCCTGCTACAGAGCCTTGccaaagacacagagagggacaaTCCTCCTCACACATGA
- the LOC115593784 gene encoding beta,beta-carotene 9',10'-oxygenase-like has translation MPPVKLDTSDDTEPADNVKAKESITSAVKGLESIAPLVRSIEETPEPISTQVQGTIPSWINGNLLRNGPGKFEFGNTHYNHWFDGMAMLHRFKIDKGQVTYMSRFLDSDAYKKNSERDRIVMSEFGTLAMPDPCKNFFQRFLSRFEMIQPTDNASVSFVKYKGDYYVSTETNFIHRMNLENLETLEKVDWSKFIAVNGATAHPHYDPDGTSYNMGNSYGSKGALYNFIRVPPEKKDATDTLQGAKILCSIAPANKSHPSYYHSFGMSENYMVFIEQPIKMDLLKIVTCKLRGRALSEGIYWDPKLDTVFHLVDKRTGEVSSTKYHTKAISTFHQINAFEEDGFLMLDICCQDDGEAINNYLIQNLRKSGEALDEMYNSLSRPFPRRFVLPLNITAETELGQNLNTRPSSNATCVVVSKDKVFCQHEDLHGDDLIEYGGLEFPQINYDRCNTRSYRYFYGCGFRHLVGDSLLKMDLKDKTLKVWYQKGFYPSEPVFVPSPDAVEEDDGVILSVVLTPSQDKGTFLLVLDAKTFEELGRANVPVNMAYGFHGAFSASA, from the exons ATGCCTCCCGTGAAGCTCGACACTTCAG ATGACACTGAGCCTGCTGACAATGTCAAAGCCAAGGAATCCATAACGTCAGCAGTGAAAGGACTGGAGTCAATTGCACCTCTGGTCCGCTCTATAGAGGAGACCCCTGAGCCGATCTCCACTCAGGTACAAGGCACCATTCCCTCCTGGATCAATGGCAACCTCCTCCGCAACGGTCCGGGGAAGTTTGAGTTTGGAAACACACA CTACAACCACTGGTTTGATGGGATGGCGATGTTACACCGGTTCAAGATCGACAAAGGCCAGGTGACGTACATGAGTCGGTTCCTGGACAGCGACGCCTACAAGaagaacagcgaacgggatcgCATCGTGATGTCAGAATTCGGTACCCTCGCCATGCCAGACCCCTGTAAAAACTTCTTCCAGCGCTTCCTGTCTCGCTTTGAGATGATCC AGCCCACGGACAATGCAAGTGTGAGCTTTGTGAAATACAAAGGTGACTACTATGTCAGCACGGAGACCAATTTCATACACAGAATGAACCTAGAGAACCTAGAGACATTGGAAAAG GTGGACTGGAGCAAGTTCATCGCTGTGAATGGAGCCACTGCCCACCCACACTATGACCCTGATGGTACCTCTTACAACATGGGCAACTCGTATGGGAGCAAAG GAGCCTTGTACAACTTCATCAGAGTCCCACCTGAGAAGAAAGATGCTACAGACACCCTACAAGGAGCCAAAATCCTCTGTTCCATTGCGCCTGCAAACAAGTCCCATCCTTCCTACTACCACAGCTTCG GCATGTCTGAGAACTACATGGTGTTCATTGAGCAGCCGATTAAGATGGACCTGCTGAAGATAGTCACATGCAAGCTGCGGGGGAGGGCTTTGAGCGAGGGGATCTACTGGGATCCCAAGCTGGACACCGTCTTCCATCTCGTGGACAAGCGCACAGGCGAG GTCAGCTCGACAAAGTACCACACCAAAGCCATCTCCACCTTCCATCAGATCAACGCCTTCGAGGAGGACGGATTCTTGATGCTTGACATCTGCTGCCAAGACGACGGCGAAGCCATCAACAACTACCTCATCCAGAACTTACGAAAGTCAGGAGAGGCTTTAGATGAG ATGTACAACTCCCTGAGCAGACCTTTCCCCCGGCGCTTCGTTCTGCCCCTTAACATAACCGCTGAAACCGAACTAGGCCAGAACCTGAACACACGGCCTTCCAGTAACGCGACGTGTGTCGTGGTCAGCAAAGACAAG GTGTTCTGCCAACACGAGGATCTCCACGGAGACGACCTAATCGAGTACGGCGGCCTGGAGTTCCCTCAGATCAATTACGACAGATGTAACACACGATCGTACCGTTATTTCTATGGATGTGGCTTCAGACACCTGGTGGGAGACTCTCTGCTCAAGATGGACCTGAAGGACAAGACGCTTAag GTCTGGTACCAGAAGGGTTTCTACCCGTCAGAGCCGGTGTTTGTGCCGTCACCTGATGCCGTGGAGGAGGACGATGGTGTCATCCTCTCGGTGGTCCTAACCCCCTCACAG